A window of Streptomyces sp. NBC_01241 genomic DNA:
GATTCACTTCTCAGCCCCTTCGGCAGGTTCTACGGAGGATTCTTCGACGGAGCCGGAATCGGATCCGGGGTCGGTGTCGGGGCCGGGCGCGGTGGGCGCGACGGCGTTGAGCGTGACCGCGAGATCGGCCAGCTCCTCGGGAAGCTTCGCGGACTCGCTGCGGCCGAGACCCGCCATTTCGACGACGGTGACGCCGTCCGCACCGCGTACGGCCCGCACCCAGATCCGGCGCCGCTGGATGAACAGCGAACCCGCGAGTCCGGCGATCGCGGCGATGGCTCCGGTGAGCGCCCAGCCGCTGGCGGGCTGCTCGGAGATCTGGAAGCTGGCCCACTCCTCGACGCCCTCGAAGGTGATCGAGCCGGCGCCGTCGGGCAGCTTCATCGTGTCACCGACCGCCAGGCGCTGCTTGAGCTGATTGCCCTTGCTGTCCTTGAACTCCGTCATCTTGGACTTGTCGAGCTGGTACACGTTCTGCGGCAGTCCGGAGTCGACACCGAGGCTGCCGTAAGAGCCGTTGAGAGCGAGCCGCGGGTTGTCGGCGGCGGGGAACTGGGAGAACATCGTGCCCTGGTTGTCGCCCGCGAAGGTCGGCACGAAGAAGGCCTGGAAGCCCAGCTGGGTCTTCTTGCCGTTCTTGTCGCGGTAGCCGTCCATCACCTTGATCGCCCCGGTCGAGGTGACGTTGCTGTCGATGGGCAGCAGCGGCACGGCGTTCCGGTAGACCACCTTGCCGCTCGCGTCCTTGACGGAGACGACGGGCGCGTAGCCGTGCGCGTTGAGGTAGACCTTGGTGCCGTCGACGACGAGCGGCTTGTTGACCTCGATGACGGCCTTCTGCGGCTTGCCGTACGCCCCCTTCTCGTACGTCACATGGGCCTCGTAGGTCCGCGGCGTACCGGCCTGGGGGCCGCTGCGCTCGTACGTACCGATGAACTTGTCGAGCTTGAAGCTGAACGGTGCGAGCGAGTTGTTGTCGAACAGCGAACCGGACTTGAAGTCGTCGTACTGGGTCAGCGTGTTGGAGAAGCCGTCGCCCTCGACGACCAGCTTGGCGCCCTCGGACTTGAAGAGCTGCCCGAAGGCGAACGCCACCAGCATCACGATCAGGGCGATGTGGAAGACCAGGTTCCCGGCCTCGCGCAGGTAGCCCTTCTCGGCGGCGACCGCGTCCCCCGCGGTGTGCGCGCGGTAGCGGCGACTGCGCATCATGGCGAGCGCGGCCTCGCGGACCTGCTCGGGCTCGGCCTCGGTGCGCCAGGTGGTGTATACGGGCAGCCGGGTCAGGCGCTTGGGCGCGCCCGGCGGGCGGCTGCGCAGCTGGCCGATGAACTGGCCGGTGCGCGGCACGATGCAGCCGATGAGCGAGACGAACAGCAGGATGTAGATCGCG
This region includes:
- the resB gene encoding cytochrome c biogenesis protein ResB; protein product: MSDTKSNPAPEREHRGEREIRDEQDRENARELGAAGSQLSTAPREESAVTLPAMGAIGWARWFWRQLTSMRVALILLFLLSLGAIPGSLIPQNSVDEMKVQAFKDAHTTITPIYEKLQFFDVYSSVWFSAIYILLFVSLIGCIVPRTGQFIGQLRSRPPGAPKRLTRLPVYTTWRTEAEPEQVREAALAMMRSRRYRAHTAGDAVAAEKGYLREAGNLVFHIALIVMLVAFAFGQLFKSEGAKLVVEGDGFSNTLTQYDDFKSGSLFDNNSLAPFSFKLDKFIGTYERSGPQAGTPRTYEAHVTYEKGAYGKPQKAVIEVNKPLVVDGTKVYLNAHGYAPVVSVKDASGKVVYRNAVPLLPIDSNVTSTGAIKVMDGYRDKNGKKTQLGFQAFFVPTFAGDNQGTMFSQFPAADNPRLALNGSYGSLGVDSGLPQNVYQLDKSKMTEFKDSKGNQLKQRLAVGDTMKLPDGAGSITFEGVEEWASFQISEQPASGWALTGAIAAIAGLAGSLFIQRRRIWVRAVRGADGVTVVEMAGLGRSESAKLPEELADLAVTLNAVAPTAPGPDTDPGSDSGSVEESSVEPAEGAEK